A window of the Sabethes cyaneus chromosome 1, idSabCyanKW18_F2, whole genome shotgun sequence genome harbors these coding sequences:
- the LOC128732513 gene encoding potassium voltage-gated channel subfamily H member 1-like, translating to MIHGHRCHLRHHSGTHLAPVLPGTSKWVKLCRFVRCQLLADQDHPETKNYLKSNAQICNENRRQVSSYPPYVIHPFSRFRKHWDLVMFVTLALHMLLLAYDFTFLIFRKESSYHGAIVFDLFLCAVLTVEICLKFITGYVVTDTNEIVLEPHRIAFNYMKSYRLVYDLLAVLPYIILLNYFNHGYYQYRVTAYLVFVTYLYVVNIFRFREIFAYFQTLPRIFQVSQKKILIMKVVMNTVYVLHWSSCLRYILPELSAVLEPNSEDVLSLGNPLFRTDNFSVGRFIVDVHWRHYRNQNFRDYPVDGERIIINPPEYSEYLRFYYFNRPADERLYDRDFVLWKLDNVRKNSTIANRYLASFMATLKLSLQAGRDDSVGLHFVNTVLSTFLLVGGWIWFTYIMLIMVRTIFSSEVCQTRFEELVNEIKAYALNKRLSGFLERKLLRHLDFRYRKNYFDEKAIVRMMPDNFRKNLRMEIRRKFLKNVELFEDLPESLIEDIVDSLKYEIYLENDVITEAGTIGDALYLLASGTVAVYSREGTELGHLFDGAHFGEISLLQPDHQRTATIIALENCEVYRLSHESFQQLIEPHSPLLLKMHKLAEKKLAKEMRNGENLSEEELYDNFLQ from the exons ATGATACACGGTCATCGGTGTCACCTGCGGCATCATTCCGGTACTCACCTCGCACCGGTACTGCCCGGTACGTCCAAGTGGGTCAAGTTGTGTCGCTTCGTCCGCTGCCAGTTGCTGGCAGACCAAGATCATCCGGAAACGAAGAACTATCTCAAAAGCAATGCGCAGATTTGCAACGAAAACCGACGGCAGGTGTCCAGCTATCCACCGTACGTGATCCATCCGTTCAGTCGATTCCGGAAGCACTGGGACCTGGTGATGTTTGTTACGCTGGCGTTGCACATGCTGCTTCTGGCGTACGATTTTACGTTTCTTATCTTTCGTAAGGAGAGCTCCTACCATGGAGCTATTGTGTTCGACCTGTTTCTGTGTGCTGTTCTGACGGTAGAAATATGTTTGAAATTTATCACCGGATATGTTGTGACGGATACCAACGAAATCGTTCTGGAACCGCACCGGATTGCGTTCAATTACATGAAGTCCTACCGGTTGGTCTACGACCTACTGGCAGTGTTGCCATATATTATTTTGCTGAACTACTTCAACCATGGATACTATCAGTACAGGGTGACTGCTTATCTTGTGTTTGTTACTTACCTGTATGTGGTTAACATTTTTAGATTTCGAGAGATTTTCGCATATTTTCAG ACTCTACCGAGAATTTTCCAAGTTAGCCAAAAGAAAATCCTAATAATGAAAGTGGTAATGAACACGGTCTACGTTCTGCACTGGAGTTCCTGTCTGCGATACATCCTGCCGGAGTTGTCGGCCGTGCTGGAACCCAACTCCGAAGACGTTTTATCGCTTGGAAATCCACTGTTTCGAACGGACAACTTTTCGGTTGGACGCTTCATCGTCGACGTTCATTGGAGACACTatcggaatcaaaattttcgtGACTATCCCGTGGATGGGGAACGAATAATCATAAATCCCCCTGAGTACAGCGAGTATCTGCGGTTTTATTACTTCAATCGTCCTGCGGACGAACGACTGTACGATCGGGATTTCGTACTGTGGAAGCTCGACAATGTTCGGAAAAATTCGACCATCGCAAACAGGTACCTGGCAAGCTTTATGGCTACGTTGAAGCTCAGTCTGCAAGCCGGAAGAGACGACTCTGTTGGGTTGCACTTTGTTAACACCGTATTATCAACGTTCCTGCTGGTGGGGGGATGGATTTGGTTCACTTATATTATGCTGATTATGGTTAGGACTATCTTTTCATCGGAGGTCTGTCAAACAAGATTCGAGGAGCTGGTCAACGAGATCAAGGCATATGCACTGAATAAGCGGTTGAGTGGTTTTTTGGAAAGAAAGTTGCTGCGACACCTGGACTTCCGATATAGGAAGAACTATTTCGATGAGAAAGCGATCGTACGGATGATGCCGGACAACTTCCGGAAGAATTTACGGATGGAAATTCGTCGGAAATTTTTGAAGAATGTTGAACTCTTTGAAGATCTTCCAGAATCATTGATTGAAGACATAGTGGATTCTTTGAAGTATGAAATTTACTTGGAAAACGATGTGATAACTGAGGCAGGTACCATAGGAGATGCGTTGTACTTGCTGGCAAGTGGAACGGTCGCAGTCTATTCCCGTGAGGGTACGGAGCTGGGGCACTTGTTCGATGGCGCCCATTTCGGGGAAATATCCTTGCTGCAGCCGGATCACCAGAGAACCGCCACAATTATCGCATTGGAAAACTGTGAAGTGTACCGGTTGTCGCATGAGAGTTTTCAGCAACTGATCGAACCTCATTCGCCGTTGTTGCTCAAAATGCACAAGTTAGCCGAAAAGAAGTTGGCCAAGGAGATGCGAAATGGAGAGAATTTGTCCGAGGAGGAATTGTATGATAACTTTTTGCAATGA